GTGCGCTGAGTCCGATCGCGCATCACGCCCGGCGTCGGGACGTGCCCGTCGGCGATTCCCGCCGGTCGAGGGAGACGCAGCGCGCCTCGGCGCCGAACTGGCCCGCGCCTCGGGCCCGCTGGTGGAGGCGGCGGACCGGATCCTGGCCCGACTGCTGCCCGGACCGCCGCACGACGACACGGTGCTGGTCCGCGCCCGCGTCGGACGGGCCGGCTGACCGGGCGGCCCACCGGCGCCCTCACCTCGACGACTTACCCGCGGAAACACCTTTCCCAGCCCGTCGCGCTGATCCACCATGGGCATTTGTTACCGGCAAGTGAACCGGCGCCCCCCTGCGGGGCGGGTCGGCCATGCCTCGGGGGACGAGGAGACGCAAGGGTGCCAGAGCTCCACAACGCACGTCCGCTGCGCGCACAGGGGCAGCAGGACGACTCCGCCCTGTCGGACGCGGAGCTCGGGGAGCGGATCCGGTCCGGTGCCCCGCGCGCCCATCCGGCGATCCAGGAGCTCAAGCGCCGGCACCTGCCCGCGGTCCTCGCCTACGCCCGGCTCTGCGGCCGGAACCAGACCGCCGGCAACCAGCTGGCCGCCGAGGCACTGCGGCTGGCCTCGGAGGAGGCCGGCCGCGGCATCGAGCCGCGCGGGCACTGGCGCCACCATCTGCTGGTGCTCGTCCGGCGCGTGGGCACGGACTGGGCCCGCGGCGGCCGCCGGGACAGGCTCTCGGCCGACTTCGCCGCCTGGATCGACCAGACCGACGCCGCCGGGACCGGTGCGGTCCCGGCGGCGGGGACGTCCGCAGCCACCGTCTCCGGCCGGCAGGCGGCCGGCGCCGCGCCCGAGGTCTCCGCCGCCGTGCTCACCGCCTTCTGTCGGCTGCCGGCCCTGACCCGGGGAGCGCTCTGGTACACCGTGGTGGACCAGGAGCCGGACTCCACGGCCGCCGGGTATCTGGGCGTCCGCGCCGATCTCGTCCCCGATCTGCGGCTCCGGGCGCCGGAGTCCATGCGCCGGGCCTTTCTCCAGGCGTTTCTGGAACGGGGCGACAAGCGGTGCCTGGGCTACCGCAGGATCATCGAGGCGGCGGCCCGGACCGTGGACCGGAGGCGGAGCGAGGATCTGACGCTGCATCTGGCCGAGTGCCCGCGCTGCACCCGGGCGGTCGCCGAGCTGACCCGGATGACCGACAACCCCCGGATGGTCTTCGCCGAGCATCTGCTGGGCTGGGGCGGCGCCGAGTACACCGCACGTCTGCCGGTGTCCGGAACGCAGGGGGTGGTGTCCGTGGTGCCCGGGGCGGTGCCCGCCGCCGGCATGCCAGGGCCCGGGTCCGACCAGGGCCCGCCAGGGCCCGCGCCGGCACCGGGCAGCGGGCCGGCGTTCGCGGCCGGCCAGACGACGGCGTCGGCCCCCGGGCGTCCCCCGCAGCCGCCCGCCGGCGCGGCGCCGGGGTGGCGCACGCGCCTTCCCTCCCGGACCGTCATGCTGATCGCCGCCGCCGTCGTGGTCCTGGGCTCCGCCGCCACGGGGACCGCCCTGGTGGCCTCGTCCGGGGACTCCGGCGGGTCGCGCGAGCCGGCGGCGTCGGCACCCACGGCGGAGGGCGCGTTCCCCACCGCCGCGGCTCCGCCGCCGGTCCCGACCCTGTCGACGAGCCCCAGCGCCCCGCCCGCGGCACGGCCCACGCCTTCTCCGACGCGCACACCGCCCCCGGCCGAACCCCCGGCACCCGCGCCGACGGGGAGCGCGGTGCCGATTCCGGCGCCGATCGTCCCCGGAGCGGGCTACCACCCGGTGGTCAACGCGGGCACGGGTCTGTGTCTCGACGTCGAGGACGGGGTGATGGCCAACCGGACCGACGTCATCACGACCGAGTGCAACGGCGCCACGACCCAGCGGTGGCGGCTCGAGCCGAACGGCCTGCTGCGCAACAGCGGGGATCCCGGCTTCTGCCTCGACTCTCGCGGGGACACCGACCGCGGCGCCGGGATCTGGTCGTGCTCGTCCGCCGACGGCCGCAACGGCCTCAATCTGCTGTTCGACGTCGACGGCGCGGGAGTGGTCAGCCCGCGGATCGACCCGGACTTCGCCCTCGAACCCCACGATGGTTCCCTGGGGTTCGACGGGCTGGACGGCGACG
The genomic region above belongs to Streptomyces marianii and contains:
- a CDS encoding RICIN domain-containing protein — translated: MPELHNARPLRAQGQQDDSALSDAELGERIRSGAPRAHPAIQELKRRHLPAVLAYARLCGRNQTAGNQLAAEALRLASEEAGRGIEPRGHWRHHLLVLVRRVGTDWARGGRRDRLSADFAAWIDQTDAAGTGAVPAAGTSAATVSGRQAAGAAPEVSAAVLTAFCRLPALTRGALWYTVVDQEPDSTAAGYLGVRADLVPDLRLRAPESMRRAFLQAFLERGDKRCLGYRRIIEAAARTVDRRRSEDLTLHLAECPRCTRAVAELTRMTDNPRMVFAEHLLGWGGAEYTARLPVSGTQGVVSVVPGAVPAAGMPGPGSDQGPPGPAPAPGSGPAFAAGQTTASAPGRPPQPPAGAAPGWRTRLPSRTVMLIAAAVVVLGSAATGTALVASSGDSGGSREPAASAPTAEGAFPTAAAPPPVPTLSTSPSAPPAARPTPSPTRTPPPAEPPAPAPTGSAVPIPAPIVPGAGYHPVVNAGTGLCLDVEDGVMANRTDVITTECNGATTQRWRLEPNGLLRNSGDPGFCLDSRGDTDRGAGIWSCSSADGRNGLNLLFDVDGAGVVSPRIDPDFALEPHDGSLGFDGLDGDADQRWNAGTSR